In Candidatus Deferrimicrobiaceae bacterium, the following are encoded in one genomic region:
- the fusA gene encoding elongation factor G, which produces MVHADKVRNIGIIAHIDAGKTTLTERILFYTGVSHRMGEVHDGDSQMDYLPQERERGITITAAVTQFPWLGAEVHLIDTPGHVDFTIEVERSLRVLDGAVVVFCGVGGVEPQSEVVWRQADRHKIPRIAFVNKLDRPGADYARVVAEMEGKLSARGVPVTVPLHADGIFHAVADLVTGEKVEFSEEGQGSVVSRSALSPEEIAAVAAYRETLLEAAADADDGVAERYLSGGEISPEALRQAIRKGTVAARFFPVFAGAALRNKGIQPVMDGIVHFLPSPAEVPPARGDDPRTGVPVARAPLPSAPFAALVFKVMIEEGRRTVYLRVYSGKVREGDVLGNASSGGTEKVARLFRIHAGKKGRIAEAVAGDIVAIRGIKNARTGDTLCDPEAPILLESIEIRKPVVSIVVEPRTFREMDRLRETLAKMVEEDPTLSMKEDTDTGQIILSGMGELHLEILVDRLGRDFGLPVRTGMPQVVYRETIAEAGAAETVFEREIAERLVTVKIAMELRPGRRGSGVKVSDRLRMLALPQEVADGVESGVREGAFTGILGYPVDDVEAEVTHVEFLTGTATPQAAKVAAVRAFLSAYEKGKPYLLEPVMAVDITVPEEFLGGVIGDINARRGRVTSVDRRNEVSHLSALVPLKEMFGYVTSLRSLSQGRGTYMMKFSHYDRAARSAP; this is translated from the coding sequence ATGGTTCACGCGGACAAGGTCCGCAACATCGGGATCATCGCGCACATCGACGCGGGGAAGACGACCCTGACGGAGCGGATCCTCTTCTACACGGGGGTGAGCCACCGGATGGGGGAGGTCCACGACGGAGACTCCCAGATGGACTACCTCCCCCAGGAACGCGAGCGCGGGATCACGATCACGGCGGCGGTCACCCAGTTCCCCTGGCTCGGGGCGGAGGTGCACCTGATCGACACGCCCGGCCACGTCGATTTCACCATCGAGGTGGAGCGGTCGCTCCGGGTGCTCGACGGGGCGGTCGTCGTCTTCTGCGGAGTCGGCGGGGTGGAGCCCCAGTCCGAGGTCGTGTGGAGGCAGGCGGACCGCCACAAAATCCCCCGCATTGCCTTCGTCAACAAGCTCGACCGGCCGGGGGCCGATTACGCCCGGGTCGTCGCGGAGATGGAGGGGAAGCTCTCCGCCCGGGGGGTGCCCGTCACGGTCCCGTTGCACGCGGACGGGATTTTCCACGCCGTGGCGGACCTGGTGACGGGGGAAAAGGTGGAGTTCTCGGAGGAGGGCCAGGGCTCGGTCGTTTCGCGGTCCGCGCTTTCGCCGGAGGAGATCGCGGCGGTCGCGGCGTACCGCGAGACGCTTCTCGAGGCGGCCGCCGACGCCGACGACGGCGTCGCGGAGAGATACCTCTCCGGGGGGGAGATCTCCCCCGAGGCGTTACGACAGGCGATCCGCAAAGGGACGGTCGCCGCCCGTTTCTTTCCCGTCTTCGCCGGCGCCGCGCTCCGCAACAAGGGGATCCAGCCGGTGATGGACGGGATCGTGCACTTTCTGCCCTCCCCGGCCGAGGTTCCCCCCGCGAGGGGGGACGACCCGAGAACCGGGGTCCCCGTCGCCCGCGCGCCCCTCCCTTCCGCCCCGTTCGCGGCGCTCGTCTTCAAGGTGATGATCGAGGAGGGCAGACGAACGGTCTACCTGCGCGTTTATTCCGGAAAGGTCCGCGAGGGGGACGTCCTGGGGAACGCCTCCAGCGGCGGGACGGAGAAGGTGGCGCGCCTCTTCCGGATCCACGCGGGAAAGAAGGGAAGGATCGCGGAGGCCGTGGCGGGGGACATCGTGGCGATCCGGGGGATCAAGAACGCGCGGACGGGAGACACGCTGTGCGATCCGGAGGCGCCGATCCTCCTCGAGTCGATCGAGATCCGGAAACCGGTGGTGTCGATCGTGGTGGAGCCCAGGACGTTCCGGGAGATGGACCGCCTCCGGGAGACGCTCGCGAAGATGGTGGAGGAGGATCCGACGCTGTCGATGAAGGAGGACACGGACACCGGCCAGATCATCCTGTCCGGGATGGGGGAACTGCACCTCGAGATCCTGGTGGACCGTCTGGGCCGGGATTTCGGGCTCCCCGTCCGGACCGGGATGCCGCAGGTCGTCTACCGGGAAACGATCGCCGAGGCGGGCGCCGCGGAAACGGTGTTCGAGCGCGAGATCGCGGAGCGTCTGGTGACCGTGAAGATCGCCATGGAGCTTCGCCCCGGCCGGCGCGGGTCCGGGGTCAAGGTCTCCGACCGACTCCGGATGCTTGCGCTCCCGCAGGAGGTCGCCGACGGCGTGGAGTCCGGCGTTCGGGAGGGGGCGTTCACCGGCATCCTGGGATACCCCGTGGACGACGTGGAGGCGGAGGTGACGCACGTGGAGTTCCTCACCGGGACGGCTACGCCGCAGGCGGCGAAGGTGGCGGCGGTGAGGGCGTTCCTCTCCGCGTACGAGAAGGGGAAGCCGTACCTCCTGGAGCCGGTGATGGCGGTGGACATCACGGTGCCCGAGGAATTCCTCGGAGGGGTGATCGGGGACATCAACGCCCGGCGGGGTCGGGTCACCTCGGTCGATCGGCGCAACGAGGTGAGCCACCTTTCCGCCCTCGTCCCGCTCAAGGAGATGTTCGGATACGTCACGTCCCTTCGATCCCTGTCCCAGGGGCGGGGGACCTACATGATGAAGTTCTCCCACTACGACCGGGCCGCGCGGAGCGCCCCGTGA
- a CDS encoding U32 family peptidase, translating to MNVKRKGADFVDRQGFAGGRGMRRGEPLLRGAGAPARTTFPELLAPAGSVESYFAAVSAGADAVYLGLQRFNARERAENFTLADLCRILPHAHKRGVRVYVAMNTVLTEADLPEAVSMLHQLAPLSPDALIVSDLGLMRVLRDFFPGLSFHVSTQAGCASADAAEEFASLGAERVILERHLDISEVRRIVSTARVGVEIFVHGAMCYSYSGKCFFSSFLGGKSGNRGACVQPCRRLYGHPGGEEALFSTRDLTLIDLLPELVPMGVAAFKIEGRMRSAEYVGGVVSAYRLALDRIREGRKEEGVAEGRALLSRVIGREETRGLTGGAAPREVVAGGVTGSVGELLGPVREVREGWAHVAAEAPVAQGDRLRVQFQSDGSGKGFSALSMRADERGVYVRIPFDVSPGDLLFRVGGGGRAEITRSARREWEALPPGGVRFRVVAGDGIVAIEASYGKVRKEFSFRVSGAGARGEERVPPDAEDRLRSVYRSDLPAGEIRVEGKGAAVPWQDVVALFLKAARKFDKDFYLSGKDLRLTILPTLRVRGSRRETLPTVFYVGCRAEQLTFLPRVPEIVPVVEFTRSLARDPSPGNRGFRERAHFWLLPPMRESDAAFLRRTVREAVGKGHRRWVVSDVGHFRLFGGFRSGKDVTLVSDHYLYAFNTGALSVLSGLGASRMILPVEANLAALRAVGKYLHDLGIAIAYGSVPLMISRLVPSSGVRGEVVSPRQERFVVEADERGSTVRADQPFSASGSLHEIRSAGIRDFFADLRDVPEGETGNILEALFADRAIPGTSTFNLFRGNF from the coding sequence ATGAATGTCAAACGAAAAGGGGCCGATTTCGTGGACAGACAAGGGTTTGCGGGCGGCAGGGGGATGCGTCGCGGTGAACCTCTCCTGCGGGGAGCCGGCGCGCCTGCCCGGACGACCTTCCCCGAGCTTCTGGCCCCGGCAGGCTCGGTCGAGTCGTATTTCGCCGCCGTCTCCGCCGGAGCGGACGCGGTCTACCTCGGCCTCCAGAGGTTCAATGCGCGGGAACGGGCCGAGAATTTCACCCTGGCGGACCTGTGCCGGATCCTCCCCCATGCGCACAAACGGGGGGTCCGCGTGTACGTCGCCATGAACACGGTCCTGACCGAGGCGGACCTTCCCGAGGCGGTTTCGATGCTCCACCAGTTGGCCCCTCTTTCCCCCGACGCCCTTATCGTATCGGATCTCGGGCTCATGAGGGTCCTGCGCGACTTCTTCCCCGGACTTTCGTTCCACGTCAGCACCCAGGCCGGCTGCGCCTCCGCCGACGCCGCCGAAGAGTTCGCGTCCCTGGGCGCGGAGCGGGTGATCCTCGAGCGGCATCTGGACATCTCCGAGGTGCGAAGGATCGTGTCGACCGCCCGCGTCGGCGTCGAGATCTTCGTCCATGGGGCGATGTGCTACTCCTACTCGGGGAAGTGCTTCTTCTCCTCCTTCCTCGGGGGGAAAAGCGGCAACCGCGGGGCGTGCGTCCAGCCGTGCCGCCGCCTCTACGGACATCCGGGCGGCGAGGAGGCGCTCTTTTCCACCCGCGATCTCACCCTCATCGATCTCCTTCCCGAGCTGGTTCCGATGGGGGTCGCCGCCTTCAAGATCGAGGGGCGGATGCGGAGCGCGGAGTACGTGGGCGGCGTCGTGTCCGCCTACCGGCTTGCCCTCGACCGGATCCGCGAGGGGAGGAAGGAGGAAGGAGTCGCCGAGGGGAGGGCGCTTCTATCGCGGGTGATCGGCAGGGAGGAGACGCGCGGGCTTACCGGCGGCGCGGCCCCCCGGGAGGTCGTCGCCGGAGGGGTCACGGGGAGCGTGGGGGAGCTTCTGGGCCCGGTCCGGGAGGTCCGGGAAGGGTGGGCCCACGTCGCGGCGGAAGCCCCCGTCGCGCAGGGGGACCGGCTTCGGGTGCAGTTCCAGAGCGACGGCTCCGGCAAGGGGTTCTCCGCCCTATCGATGCGTGCGGACGAAAGGGGGGTCTACGTGCGCATCCCCTTCGACGTTTCGCCGGGCGACCTCCTCTTCCGTGTCGGGGGAGGAGGGAGGGCGGAGATCACCCGTTCCGCCCGCCGGGAATGGGAGGCGTTGCCTCCCGGAGGGGTCCGGTTCCGGGTGGTCGCAGGGGACGGGATCGTGGCCATCGAGGCGTCGTACGGGAAGGTGCGCAAGGAATTCTCCTTCCGCGTTTCCGGCGCGGGGGCGCGCGGGGAGGAGAGAGTTCCGCCGGACGCGGAGGACCGCCTGCGCTCCGTCTACCGGTCGGATCTCCCGGCGGGGGAGATCCGCGTCGAGGGGAAAGGGGCCGCGGTCCCCTGGCAGGATGTCGTGGCCCTTTTCCTCAAAGCCGCGCGGAAGTTCGACAAGGACTTCTACCTTTCGGGGAAGGACCTGCGCCTCACCATCCTTCCCACCCTCCGGGTGCGGGGGAGCCGCCGGGAGACGCTGCCGACCGTCTTCTACGTGGGTTGCCGGGCCGAACAGCTTACGTTTCTGCCGCGCGTCCCGGAGATCGTTCCGGTGGTCGAGTTCACCCGGTCCCTCGCGCGGGATCCGTCCCCGGGGAACCGGGGGTTCCGGGAACGCGCGCATTTCTGGCTTCTTCCCCCGATGCGGGAATCCGACGCCGCTTTCCTTCGCAGGACGGTGCGGGAGGCGGTCGGGAAAGGGCACCGCCGGTGGGTGGTTTCCGACGTGGGCCACTTCCGGCTCTTCGGCGGCTTCCGGTCCGGGAAAGACGTGACGCTGGTCAGCGACCATTACCTGTACGCCTTCAACACCGGGGCGCTCTCCGTCCTGTCGGGGCTGGGGGCCTCCCGGATGATCCTCCCGGTGGAGGCGAACCTGGCCGCGCTGCGGGCGGTGGGAAAGTACCTGCACGACCTGGGGATCGCCATCGCCTACGGATCCGTCCCTCTGATGATCTCTCGCCTGGTCCCGTCGTCGGGCGTCCGGGGGGAGGTGGTAAGCCCGAGACAGGAGCGTTTCGTCGTCGAGGCCGACGAGCGGGGATCCACCGTCCGGGCCGACCAGCCGTTTTCCGCGTCGGGGTCTCTCCATGAGATCCGCTCCGCGGGAATCCGGGACTTCTTCGCGGACTTGCGGGACGTCCCCGAGGGGGAGACCGGGAATATCCTGGAGGCGCTGTTCGCCGACCGCGCGATCCCCGGCACCTCGACGTTCAATCTCTTCCGGGGGAACTTCTAG
- a CDS encoding LemA family protein produces the protein MSWIPAILAVVLVGWFVLSYNSLVRLRNQFRNAWHQIDVQLKRRYDLIPNLVEVVKDYMSYEQETLTRVIEARGAAISAKGPAEQGKAENVLTESLKSLFAVVERYPELKANQNVASLQEELTGTENKISFARQFYNDSVMTYNNKIQSIPSNLIASVFDFSQAEYFEVGEESRAVPKADLR, from the coding sequence ATGAGCTGGATTCCGGCGATCCTCGCGGTTGTGCTCGTCGGCTGGTTCGTCCTGTCGTACAACTCCCTCGTCCGGCTGCGCAACCAGTTCCGGAACGCCTGGCACCAGATCGACGTGCAGCTGAAGCGCCGGTACGACCTCATCCCCAACCTCGTGGAGGTCGTCAAGGACTACATGTCCTACGAGCAGGAGACGCTTACCCGGGTCATCGAGGCGCGCGGCGCGGCCATATCCGCAAAGGGTCCGGCGGAGCAGGGGAAAGCCGAGAACGTCCTGACGGAGTCCCTGAAGAGCCTCTTCGCGGTCGTCGAAAGGTACCCCGAGCTCAAGGCGAACCAGAACGTGGCCTCCCTCCAGGAGGAACTGACCGGGACGGAGAACAAGATCTCCTTCGCGCGCCAGTTCTACAACGACTCGGTGATGACCTACAACAACAAGATCCAGTCCATTCCGTCCAACCTCATCGCCTCGGTGTTCGACTTCTCCCAGGCGGAGTATTTCGAGGTGGGGGAGGAAAGCCGCGCCGTGCCGAAGGCGGACCTCCGATAA
- a CDS encoding M48 family metallopeptidase, which produces MEGDTPQRETQSRNAPLAAGEKICPGCGTANHRDAAYCNLCQKSFLPAGVSRFAGEPAGGPPGAPGPLLRPAPMLSFYEAASRNVRMSLLLFLALFAAFLAVGGGIGSAYGSVGYGVALALILYAILAATAYFNGSSLVLSIHDAREADTADHRRLRNVVEEMSIASGIPMPRVYVMESPGINAFAAGRNPQEALVAVTTGLFEKLNREELQGVIAHEMAHIKSRDTLYNICAAVLVGTIALLADMFLRGMPFRGRDRSGGGGRGNVALIGLGILLAILAPIAAKILQMSISRQREYHADAMGAQFTRNPLGLAAALAKISRAGAEVPGENRGTQHLFIVNPLRDFADDASALLSTHPSTTLRIQRLYAMAGIGPADVES; this is translated from the coding sequence ATGGAGGGGGACACTCCTCAGCGGGAGACTCAGAGCAGGAATGCCCCCCTCGCCGCGGGGGAGAAGATCTGCCCGGGATGCGGTACGGCCAACCACCGGGACGCCGCGTACTGCAACCTGTGCCAGAAATCGTTCCTCCCCGCAGGCGTCTCCCGGTTTGCGGGGGAGCCGGCCGGCGGACCCCCGGGGGCGCCCGGCCCCCTCCTGCGCCCGGCCCCCATGCTCTCCTTCTACGAGGCGGCCTCGAGGAACGTCCGGATGTCCCTGCTGCTCTTCCTGGCTCTCTTCGCCGCCTTTCTCGCGGTCGGGGGAGGGATCGGAAGCGCGTACGGAAGCGTCGGCTACGGCGTCGCACTCGCGCTCATCCTCTACGCGATCCTCGCCGCCACGGCGTATTTCAACGGCTCCTCCCTCGTTCTTTCGATCCACGATGCCCGCGAGGCGGACACCGCCGACCACCGCAGATTGCGAAACGTCGTCGAGGAGATGAGCATCGCCTCGGGGATCCCGATGCCCCGCGTCTACGTCATGGAAAGCCCGGGGATAAACGCGTTCGCCGCGGGGAGGAATCCGCAGGAAGCCCTCGTCGCGGTGACGACCGGCCTTTTCGAGAAACTGAACCGGGAGGAACTGCAGGGGGTGATCGCCCACGAAATGGCCCACATCAAGAGCCGGGACACCCTCTACAACATCTGCGCCGCGGTCCTGGTGGGGACGATCGCCCTTCTGGCCGACATGTTCCTCCGCGGGATGCCCTTCCGCGGGAGAGACCGGTCCGGGGGGGGAGGGAGGGGGAACGTCGCCCTCATCGGGCTCGGAATCCTGCTCGCGATCCTCGCCCCCATCGCCGCGAAAATCCTGCAGATGAGCATCTCCCGCCAGCGGGAGTACCACGCCGACGCCATGGGCGCGCAGTTCACGCGGAATCCCCTGGGGCTGGCCGCGGCGCTCGCGAAGATCTCGCGGGCCGGCGCCGAAGTTCCGGGGGAGAACCGGGGGACGCAGCACCTGTTCATCGTGAACCCCCTCCGCGATTTCGCCGACGACGCCTCCGCTCTTCTTTCCACGCATCCCTCGACCACGCTTCGCATCCAACGGTTGTACGCGATGGCCGGGATCGGGCCGGCGGACGTTGAATCCTGA